The Nakamurella deserti genome contains a region encoding:
- a CDS encoding helix-turn-helix domain-containing protein, which produces MPEPDDTAIAPSGMGQAGPRLREIRVEQGRSLAAVASAAGVTKGFLSQAERGLTRVSVPTLLQICGVLGVGIGSLFDYPETTVVAPVPLDMGGIGVQEYLLTPASEKLVQVMRTHLQPGGGSGGVFALDTETIFVTVLRGSFELVIEGEPRLLGTGESTTFGGRSQHEWRNPGADAAEVLWVLAPPLPGDRARPGTT; this is translated from the coding sequence GTGCCCGAACCCGACGACACCGCCATCGCGCCATCCGGGATGGGCCAGGCCGGTCCCCGGCTGCGCGAGATCCGCGTGGAGCAGGGGCGGTCCCTGGCCGCCGTCGCCAGTGCGGCCGGCGTTACCAAGGGCTTCCTGAGCCAGGCCGAACGCGGCCTGACCCGGGTCTCGGTGCCGACCCTGCTGCAGATCTGCGGCGTCCTCGGCGTCGGCATCGGCAGCCTGTTCGACTATCCGGAGACCACCGTCGTGGCGCCGGTTCCGCTGGACATGGGCGGTATCGGCGTGCAGGAGTACCTGCTCACCCCGGCGTCGGAGAAGCTCGTCCAGGTCATGCGCACCCATCTGCAGCCGGGTGGTGGTTCGGGCGGCGTCTTCGCACTCGACACCGAGACCATCTTCGTCACCGTCCTGCGCGGTTCGTTCGAGCTGGTCATCGAGGGTGAGCCGCGACTGCTCGGCACCGGCGAGTCGACCACCTTCGGCGGCCGCAGCCAGCACGAGTGGCGCAACCCCGGCGCCGACGCCGCCGAGGTGCTCTGGGTGCTCGCGCCCCCGCTGCCCGGCGACCGCGCCCGCCCGGGAACGACCTGA
- a CDS encoding NAD-dependent succinate-semialdehyde dehydrogenase produces the protein MTVPSATISALIDRTPTKLLIGGDWVGTGRTFSVENPATEDTLTEIADAGVPEAVAALDAAVGAQEAWAATDPRQRGEILRKAFELITARADDFALLMTLEMGKPLSEARGEVTYGAEFLRWFSEEAVRIAGRYAVAPSGGTRLITMKQPVGPVYAITPWNFPLAMGTRKLGPALAAGCTVVIKPAALTPLTTLAFAQVLSEAGLPDGVVNVVTTTKSGDVSKRIISDPRLRKLTFTGSTPVGQQLIAQSAEQVLKVSMELGGNAPFLVFGDADLDKAVDGAMLAKMRNIGEACTAANRFIVHESVAPEFSRRFAERMGALSVGPGYEDGIQVGPLIEQKAVNKVNELVADAVDSGATVLTGGSEIDGKGYFYRPTVLTDVPPTADVFHQEIFGPVAPVTTFSSDEEGLLLANDTEYGLVAYAFTSDLSRALKVAEGLQTGMVGINQGVVSNPAAPFGGVKQSGLGREGGNEGIDEYLETKYVGIAL, from the coding sequence ATGACCGTCCCGTCCGCCACCATCTCCGCCCTGATCGACCGCACCCCGACCAAGCTGCTCATCGGCGGCGACTGGGTCGGCACCGGCCGCACGTTCTCCGTCGAGAACCCCGCCACCGAGGACACCCTCACCGAGATCGCCGACGCCGGCGTCCCCGAGGCGGTCGCCGCCCTGGACGCCGCGGTCGGCGCGCAGGAGGCGTGGGCGGCCACCGACCCCCGCCAGCGCGGCGAGATCCTGCGCAAGGCCTTCGAACTCATCACCGCCCGCGCCGACGACTTCGCGCTGCTGATGACGCTGGAGATGGGCAAGCCGCTGTCCGAGGCCCGCGGCGAGGTCACCTACGGGGCGGAGTTCCTCCGCTGGTTCTCCGAGGAGGCCGTCCGCATCGCCGGCCGCTACGCCGTCGCCCCGTCCGGCGGCACCCGGCTGATCACCATGAAGCAGCCGGTCGGCCCGGTGTACGCCATCACCCCGTGGAACTTCCCGCTGGCCATGGGCACCCGCAAGCTCGGCCCCGCGCTCGCCGCCGGTTGCACCGTCGTCATCAAGCCCGCCGCGCTGACGCCGTTGACCACGCTGGCGTTCGCGCAGGTGCTCTCGGAGGCGGGCCTGCCGGACGGCGTGGTCAACGTCGTCACCACCACGAAGTCCGGTGACGTCAGCAAGCGCATCATCAGCGACCCGCGGCTGCGCAAGCTGACCTTCACCGGCTCCACCCCGGTCGGCCAGCAGCTGATCGCCCAGTCCGCCGAGCAGGTGCTCAAGGTGAGCATGGAGCTCGGCGGCAACGCCCCGTTCCTGGTCTTCGGCGACGCCGACCTCGACAAGGCCGTCGACGGGGCGATGCTGGCCAAGATGCGCAACATCGGCGAGGCCTGCACCGCGGCCAACCGGTTCATCGTCCACGAGTCGGTGGCCCCGGAGTTCTCGCGCCGGTTCGCCGAGCGGATGGGCGCGCTGAGCGTCGGCCCCGGGTACGAGGACGGCATCCAGGTCGGCCCGCTGATCGAGCAGAAGGCCGTGAACAAGGTCAACGAGCTGGTCGCCGACGCGGTCGACTCGGGTGCGACGGTGCTGACCGGCGGGTCCGAGATCGACGGCAAGGGCTACTTCTACCGTCCGACCGTGCTGACCGACGTGCCCCCCACGGCCGACGTCTTCCACCAGGAGATCTTCGGCCCGGTCGCCCCGGTGACGACGTTCAGCTCCGACGAGGAGGGTCTGCTGCTGGCCAACGACACCGAGTACGGGCTGGTGGCCTACGCCTTCACCTCCGACCTGAGCCGGGCGCTCAAGGTCGCCGAGGGCCTGCAGACCGGCATGGTCGGCATCAACCAGGGTGTGGTCAGCAACCCGGCGGCGCCGTTCGGCGGGGTCAAGCAGTCCGGGCTCGGCCGCGAGGGCGGCAACGAGGGCATCGACGAGTACCTGGAGACGAAGTACGTCGGTATCGCGCTCTAG
- a CDS encoding methylated-DNA--[protein]-cysteine S-methyltransferase has translation MTEPVALDRLHARLVAEADAAGLVDVAYRTIDSPVGPLLLAGTDAGLVRVAFESLGFDAVLATLAERISPRVLHAPRRLDAVARELEEYFSGRRRVFDVPVDLRLAAGFRRTVLEHLPEVPFGEVASYGGVAGLSGNPRAVRAVGTACGTNPVPIVVPCHRVVRSDGALGGYLGGVEAKRTLLALEGASVR, from the coding sequence ATGACCGAGCCGGTGGCGCTGGACCGCCTGCACGCGCGGCTGGTCGCCGAGGCCGACGCCGCCGGACTGGTCGACGTCGCCTACCGCACGATCGACAGCCCCGTCGGACCGCTGCTGCTGGCCGGGACCGACGCCGGCCTGGTGCGGGTCGCGTTCGAGAGCCTCGGGTTCGACGCGGTGCTGGCGACGCTGGCCGAGCGGATCAGCCCGCGGGTGCTGCACGCGCCGCGGCGACTGGACGCGGTGGCGCGGGAGCTGGAGGAGTACTTCAGCGGGCGGCGGCGGGTGTTCGACGTGCCGGTCGACCTGCGGTTGGCGGCCGGGTTCCGGCGGACCGTGCTGGAGCACCTGCCCGAGGTGCCGTTCGGCGAGGTGGCCAGCTACGGCGGGGTCGCCGGGTTGTCCGGGAATCCACGGGCGGTGCGGGCCGTGGGGACGGCGTGCGGGACCAACCCGGTCCCCATCGTGGTGCCGTGCCACCGGGTGGTGCGTTCGGACGGGGCGCTCGGCGGCTACCTCGGCGGTGTCGAGGCGAAACGGACGCTCCTCGCGTTGGAGGGAGCGTCCGTCCGCTGA
- a CDS encoding RNA polymerase sigma factor yields MLDRRRLPVVKPPFEDVVTRHGPTVLRVCRAVVGPSDAEDAWSETFLAALRAYPELPATANVEAWLVTIAHRKAVDQGRARGRRPVPVGELPERAATRAEPDAALWAALAALPPGQRQAVAYHHLGGLPYREVAAILGNSEAAARRSAADGVAALRRALTSVEVLW; encoded by the coding sequence ATGCTCGATCGCCGGCGTCTACCTGTCGTGAAGCCGCCCTTCGAGGACGTGGTGACCCGGCACGGTCCGACCGTGCTGCGGGTCTGCCGGGCCGTCGTCGGTCCGTCCGACGCCGAGGACGCGTGGTCGGAGACGTTCCTGGCCGCGCTGCGCGCCTACCCCGAGCTGCCGGCGACGGCCAACGTCGAGGCCTGGCTGGTGACCATCGCCCACCGCAAGGCGGTCGACCAGGGCCGGGCCCGCGGACGGCGGCCGGTGCCCGTCGGGGAGCTGCCGGAGCGGGCGGCGACCAGGGCCGAACCCGACGCCGCCCTGTGGGCCGCACTGGCCGCGCTGCCGCCGGGGCAACGGCAGGCGGTGGCCTACCACCACCTGGGAGGTCTGCCGTACCGGGAGGTCGCGGCGATCCTGGGCAACAGCGAGGCCGCCGCCCGGCGGTCGGCCGCCGACGGGGTCGCCGCGCTGCGGCGCGCCCTAACATCCGTGGAGGTGCTGTGGTGA
- a CDS encoding SDR family NAD(P)-dependent oxidoreductase has protein sequence MRIEGATALVTGGASGLGLATVHRLAAAGARVTVVDLPRAEVVNLPAHADHVEADVTDEDQVAAAVAQANAEGTLRVVVNCAGIAPAVKTVGRSGPHPAEIFDRTIRINLIGTFTVVRLAAAAMAGNDAIDGERGVVVNTASVAAYDGQVGQAAYAASKGGIVGMTLPIARDLAPLLIRVVAIAPGLFETPLLAGLPEEARASLGTQVPHPARLGRPDEYAQLVEHIVANPMLNGEVIRLDGAIRMAPR, from the coding sequence ATGCGTATCGAGGGAGCGACGGCACTGGTGACGGGCGGGGCCTCCGGGCTGGGACTGGCCACGGTGCACAGGCTGGCCGCGGCGGGTGCCCGGGTCACCGTCGTCGACCTGCCCCGCGCGGAGGTGGTCAACCTGCCGGCGCACGCCGACCACGTGGAAGCCGACGTCACCGACGAGGACCAGGTCGCCGCGGCGGTGGCGCAGGCCAACGCCGAGGGCACCCTGCGGGTGGTGGTCAACTGCGCGGGCATCGCCCCCGCGGTCAAGACGGTGGGCAGGTCCGGTCCGCACCCGGCGGAGATCTTCGACCGGACCATCCGGATCAACCTGATCGGCACCTTCACGGTGGTGCGGCTGGCCGCCGCGGCGATGGCCGGCAACGACGCGATCGACGGTGAACGTGGGGTCGTTGTCAACACCGCATCGGTCGCGGCCTACGACGGGCAGGTCGGACAGGCCGCGTACGCCGCGTCCAAGGGCGGCATCGTCGGCATGACGCTGCCGATCGCCCGGGACCTGGCGCCGCTGCTGATCCGGGTGGTGGCCATCGCCCCCGGACTCTTCGAGACCCCGTTGTTGGCCGGGCTTCCCGAGGAGGCGCGGGCGTCGCTGGGCACCCAGGTGCCGCACCCCGCGCGGCTCGGCCGGCCGGACGAGTACGCGCAGCTGGTCGAGCACATCGTCGCCAACCCGATGCTGAACGGTGAGGTCATCCGGCTCGACGGCGCCATTCGGATGGCGCCCCGCTGA
- the mmuM gene encoding homocysteine S-methyltransferase has translation MSAPPPHVPLAEALTAGPVVLDGGLGTLLEARGADLTSSLWSARLLRDGPGAIEAAHREYFEAGAQVAITSSYQASFEGLAELGTDRAAAAALMTASVDIARRARDVVRPDGWVAASVGPYGAVLADGSEYRGDYGLSAEELRDWHRPRLEVLRAAGADVLAVETVPSLAEAAAVLGLIAGTGHPAWLSLTVDGERTRTGEPLDEVYAMAAEVPEIIALGVNCTAPDDVAAAVAIAARYRPVVVYPNSGQGWDAVRRRWTGSAAFDADQVREWIDAGARLVGGCCRIGPAEITAVAAAARGR, from the coding sequence GTGTCCGCTCCCCCGCCCCACGTCCCGCTGGCCGAGGCCCTGACCGCCGGCCCCGTCGTGCTCGACGGTGGTCTCGGCACCCTGCTCGAGGCGCGCGGCGCGGACCTGACCTCGTCGCTGTGGTCGGCGCGGCTGCTGCGCGACGGGCCGGGAGCGATCGAGGCCGCCCACCGGGAGTACTTCGAGGCCGGTGCGCAGGTCGCGATCACGTCGTCGTACCAGGCGTCGTTCGAGGGTCTCGCGGAGCTCGGCACGGACCGGGCCGCGGCCGCCGCGCTGATGACCGCCAGCGTCGACATCGCGCGGCGGGCTCGGGATGTCGTCCGGCCGGACGGCTGGGTGGCGGCGTCGGTGGGACCGTACGGCGCGGTGCTGGCCGACGGGTCGGAATACCGCGGCGACTACGGGCTGTCCGCCGAGGAGTTGCGGGACTGGCACCGGCCGCGACTCGAGGTGCTGAGGGCGGCCGGCGCGGACGTGCTCGCGGTCGAGACCGTGCCCAGCCTGGCCGAAGCCGCCGCCGTGCTCGGTCTGATCGCCGGAACCGGGCACCCGGCGTGGCTGTCGCTGACCGTCGACGGCGAGCGGACCCGCACCGGTGAACCGCTCGACGAGGTCTACGCGATGGCCGCCGAGGTCCCCGAGATCATCGCGCTGGGGGTGAACTGCACCGCGCCGGACGACGTGGCCGCCGCGGTGGCGATCGCCGCCCGGTACCGGCCGGTGGTGGTGTACCCGAACAGCGGACAGGGCTGGGACGCGGTGCGGCGCCGGTGGACCGGATCGGCGGCGTTCGACGCCGACCAGGTGCGGGAGTGGATCGACGCCGGCGCCCGCCTGGTCGGCGGCTGCTGCCGGATCGGCCCCGCCGAGATCACCGCCGTCGCCGCCGCGGCACGGGGCCGCTGA
- the galT gene encoding galactose-1-phosphate uridylyltransferase, which translates to MTVTPTTRTSAPVYRSPAAVLPTRLADGRELIYFDDTEGGARVLTDPRDLPVVEVGSTARYDALLGEWVGIASHRQTRTYHPPADQCPLCPTRGAFATEIPSPDYDVVVFENRFPSFGGIPTALDRDLLAPHGSDVLQLQIPGVGRCEVVCFTADHDAQVVDLDPARMRTVVQAWAHRTAALNRVPGVEQVFCFINQGIEIGVTLAHPHGQIYGYPFVTPRTAVMLANAADYRERTGGNLFGDLLDRELADGSRVVAGNDHWVAFVPFAARWPVEVSIYPRRRLVDLPAASDEEQASLAALYLEVLRRMGGVFDDTLPAITALHQAPAHTGRDDFWMHLSVFSIRRAVGKIKYLAGSESAMGAFVNDISPEDVAARLRAVEVTAR; encoded by the coding sequence ATGACGGTCACACCCACCACCCGGACGTCCGCGCCGGTGTACCGCAGCCCCGCTGCCGTGCTCCCGACGCGGCTGGCCGACGGCCGGGAACTGATCTACTTCGACGACACCGAAGGTGGGGCCCGGGTCCTGACCGATCCGCGTGACCTGCCCGTCGTCGAGGTCGGGTCCACGGCGCGCTACGACGCCCTGCTCGGCGAGTGGGTCGGGATCGCCTCGCACCGGCAGACCCGCACCTACCACCCGCCGGCCGACCAGTGCCCGCTCTGCCCGACCCGCGGGGCCTTCGCCACCGAGATCCCCTCCCCCGACTACGACGTCGTGGTGTTCGAGAACAGATTCCCGTCGTTCGGCGGGATCCCGACCGCGTTGGACCGGGACCTGTTGGCACCGCACGGATCCGACGTGCTCCAACTGCAGATCCCGGGCGTCGGCCGCTGCGAGGTGGTCTGCTTCACCGCCGATCACGACGCGCAGGTCGTCGACCTCGACCCGGCCCGGATGCGCACCGTCGTGCAGGCGTGGGCGCACCGGACCGCCGCGCTGAACCGGGTCCCCGGCGTCGAGCAGGTGTTCTGCTTCATCAACCAGGGCATCGAGATCGGGGTCACCCTCGCGCACCCGCACGGCCAGATCTACGGCTACCCGTTCGTCACCCCCCGGACCGCGGTGATGCTGGCCAACGCGGCCGACTACCGGGAACGCACCGGCGGCAACCTGTTCGGCGACCTGCTCGACCGCGAACTCGCCGACGGCTCACGGGTGGTGGCCGGCAACGACCACTGGGTCGCCTTCGTGCCCTTCGCCGCCCGCTGGCCGGTCGAGGTCAGCATCTACCCCCGCCGCCGACTGGTGGACCTGCCCGCCGCCTCCGACGAGGAGCAGGCGTCCCTGGCCGCGCTGTACCTGGAGGTGCTGCGCCGGATGGGCGGCGTCTTCGACGACACGCTGCCCGCCATCACGGCCCTCCACCAGGCCCCCGCGCACACCGGCCGCGACGACTTCTGGATGCACCTGTCGGTGTTCTCCATCCGCCGCGCGGTCGGCAAGATCAAGTACCTGGCCGGTTCGGAGTCGGCGATGGGTGCCTTCGTCAACGACATCTCCCCCGAGGACGTCGCCGCGCGGCTGCGCGCCGTCGAGGTGACCGCCCGATGA
- the galK gene encoding galactokinase yields the protein MSAPGLFGKTWGHSPSGVWSSPGRVNLIGEHTDYNDGLVLPFAIDDRAAVAAALTDDGLVSVVSDVAPDEVHTAAITDLTPGGTGAQGWSAYLNGAVWVLTEAGHAVPGVRFALSSTVPVGAGLSSSAALECATLLALSDLLGLGLERPELARLAQRDENDFVGMPCGLMDQMASAACTAGNVLFFDIGADTTEQVPFDPVAEGLRVLVIDTQVKHALVDGEYAKRRRSCEAAAAELGVPNLSVIDVADLDAALAKLSDDVLVRRARHIITENARVTDTVARLRAGRITDIGDLMVASHVSLRDDYEVSDPSLDLAVDVATSSGALGARMTGGGFGGSAIALVPADLVDTVGEAVTAAFAADGRTPPVLRTVLPSAGAARD from the coding sequence ATGAGCGCCCCCGGACTGTTCGGCAAGACCTGGGGCCACTCGCCTTCCGGCGTCTGGTCGTCCCCCGGGCGGGTCAATCTGATCGGTGAGCACACCGACTACAACGACGGTCTCGTCCTGCCCTTCGCCATCGACGACCGCGCTGCCGTCGCCGCCGCGCTCACCGACGACGGGCTCGTCTCGGTCGTCAGCGACGTCGCACCCGACGAGGTGCACACCGCGGCGATCACCGACCTGACCCCCGGTGGCACCGGCGCGCAGGGGTGGTCGGCCTACCTCAACGGCGCGGTGTGGGTGCTGACCGAGGCCGGGCACGCGGTACCCGGGGTGCGCTTCGCCCTGTCGTCCACGGTTCCGGTCGGCGCCGGCCTGTCGTCGTCGGCGGCATTGGAGTGCGCGACCCTGCTGGCCCTGTCGGACCTGCTCGGCCTGGGTCTGGAGCGACCCGAGCTCGCCCGGCTCGCGCAGCGCGACGAGAACGACTTCGTCGGGATGCCCTGCGGGCTGATGGACCAGATGGCCTCGGCCGCGTGCACCGCCGGCAACGTGCTGTTCTTCGACATCGGCGCCGACACCACCGAACAGGTCCCCTTCGACCCGGTCGCGGAGGGCCTGCGGGTGCTCGTGATCGACACCCAGGTCAAGCACGCCCTCGTCGACGGCGAGTACGCGAAGCGACGCCGATCCTGCGAGGCGGCGGCGGCCGAACTCGGGGTGCCGAACCTGTCGGTGATCGACGTCGCCGACCTGGACGCCGCCCTGGCGAAGCTCTCCGACGACGTGCTCGTGCGGCGGGCGCGGCACATCATCACCGAGAACGCCCGCGTCACCGACACCGTCGCACGGCTGCGGGCCGGCCGGATCACCGACATCGGCGATCTCATGGTCGCCTCGCACGTCTCCCTGCGCGACGACTACGAGGTGAGCGACCCGTCGCTGGACCTCGCCGTGGACGTCGCGACGAGCTCCGGCGCGCTGGGTGCGCGGATGACCGGCGGCGGCTTCGGCGGCTCGGCCATCGCACTGGTGCCGGCCGATCTGGTGGACACCGTGGGTGAAGCGGTCACCGCCGCCTTCGCCGCCGACGGGCGCACCCCGCCGGTGCTGCGCACCGTGCTGCCCAGCGCCGGCGCCGCCCGGGACTGA
- the gabT gene encoding 4-aminobutyrate--2-oxoglutarate transaminase has product MAPDTTAAAATAGLPQERRLVTAVPGPRSAALHERRRGAVSDGVASTLPVYVADAAGGVIVDIDGNSLIDLGSGIAVASVGNAAPRVVDAVQEAITHFTHTCFMVTPYEGYVAVAEKLNEVTPGSHAKKTALFNSGSEAVENAVKIARLATGRTAVVVFDHAYHGRTNLTMALTAKAMPYKAGFGPFAGEIYRMPMSYPFRDGLDGKEAAARAISQIQTQIGAGNVAAVLIEPIQGEGGFVVPADGFLPALSEWCTANGVVFIADEIQTGFCRTGDWFACDHEGVVPDLITTAKGIAGGMPLAAVTGRAELMDAVHAGGLGGTYGGNPIACAAALAAIETMEAEDLVGAARGIEAIARPRLEALAAETGRIGEVRGRGAMIAVEFVARGTTDPDAAAAGAVARACHAAGVVVLTCGSYGNVIRLLPPLVIGDALLSEGLDVLADAVRGL; this is encoded by the coding sequence CTGGCCCCCGACACCACCGCCGCCGCCGCCACCGCCGGCCTGCCGCAGGAGCGCCGGCTCGTCACCGCCGTGCCGGGGCCGAGATCCGCTGCGCTGCACGAGCGACGCCGCGGCGCGGTGTCCGACGGGGTGGCGTCCACGTTGCCGGTGTACGTGGCCGACGCCGCGGGTGGGGTCATCGTCGACATCGACGGCAACTCGCTCATCGACCTCGGCTCGGGCATCGCCGTCGCCTCGGTGGGCAACGCCGCCCCGCGGGTGGTCGACGCGGTGCAGGAGGCGATCACGCACTTCACCCACACCTGCTTCATGGTCACGCCCTACGAGGGGTACGTGGCCGTCGCCGAGAAGCTCAACGAGGTGACGCCCGGGTCGCACGCGAAGAAGACGGCGCTGTTCAACTCCGGCTCCGAGGCCGTCGAGAACGCCGTCAAGATCGCCCGTCTCGCGACCGGGCGGACCGCGGTGGTGGTGTTCGACCACGCCTACCACGGCCGGACGAACCTGACCATGGCCCTGACCGCGAAGGCGATGCCCTACAAGGCGGGGTTCGGGCCGTTCGCCGGCGAGATCTACCGGATGCCGATGAGCTACCCGTTCCGGGACGGCCTCGACGGCAAGGAAGCCGCGGCGCGGGCGATCTCGCAGATCCAGACGCAGATCGGGGCGGGCAACGTGGCCGCGGTGCTGATCGAGCCGATCCAGGGCGAGGGCGGCTTCGTGGTGCCGGCCGACGGGTTCCTGCCGGCTCTGTCGGAGTGGTGCACCGCCAACGGCGTGGTGTTCATCGCCGACGAGATCCAGACCGGCTTCTGCCGCACCGGCGACTGGTTCGCCTGCGATCACGAGGGTGTGGTGCCCGACCTGATCACCACGGCCAAGGGCATCGCCGGCGGGATGCCGCTCGCCGCGGTCACCGGCCGGGCGGAGCTGATGGACGCCGTGCACGCGGGTGGCCTGGGGGGAACCTACGGCGGCAACCCGATCGCCTGCGCCGCGGCACTGGCGGCCATCGAGACCATGGAGGCCGAGGACCTGGTCGGAGCGGCCCGCGGCATCGAGGCGATCGCCCGGCCGCGGTTGGAGGCGCTGGCCGCCGAGACCGGCCGGATCGGGGAGGTGCGCGGCCGCGGCGCGATGATCGCCGTCGAGTTCGTGGCGCGCGGGACGACCGACCCCGATGCGGCCGCCGCCGGTGCGGTGGCCAGGGCCTGTCACGCCGCCGGGGTCGTCGTGCTCACCTGCGGCAGTTACGGCAACGTCATCCGGCTGCTGCCCCCGCTGGTCATCGGCGACGCCCTGCTGTCCGAGGGCCTCGACGTGCTGGCCGACGCCGTCCGGGGCCTGTGA
- a CDS encoding ABC transporter substrate-binding protein, producing MTGSDFDALLRKTGMNRRSMLRLMGMGVAGAAAVPLLSSCTGTSNGGNTSATSTSTASAAGSATGGSAAGGGQVGGSVSFGSNLSDEVPKKAYEAVFAKFTEQSGTTVNVNTVDHNSFQENINNYLQGSPDELFTWFAGNRMQFFAEQGLLTPIDDVWAGFEDQYSEGFINASTAADGNKYFVPFYNYPWAFFYRKSLFEEKGYEVPTTLDELKTLGATMQADGLAPIAFGDKDGWPAMGTFDYLNMRTNGYQFHMDLMAHKEAWTDPKVKTVFDTWKGLLPLHQSDPLGRTWQEAAQSMVKKEAGMYLLGMFVGQQMPTEEYDDLDFFAFPEIDSTIGADAVEAPIDGFLASSKGLTDQSRALLTYLASPEAQLQYLGGDPSNVAANKTADTSGYSPLQKKAVELISSAKNISQFLDRDTRPDFASPVVIPALQQFLKDGDVDSVTNSLEDQAKTIFV from the coding sequence ATGACTGGTTCTGATTTCGATGCTCTGCTGCGCAAGACCGGCATGAACCGCCGGTCGATGCTGCGGCTGATGGGCATGGGCGTGGCCGGTGCGGCCGCCGTCCCGCTGCTGTCCAGCTGCACCGGCACGTCCAACGGCGGGAACACCTCCGCCACCTCCACCAGCACCGCCTCGGCCGCCGGCTCGGCGACCGGCGGTTCCGCCGCCGGCGGTGGACAGGTCGGCGGCTCCGTCTCCTTCGGGTCCAACCTGTCCGACGAGGTGCCGAAGAAGGCCTACGAGGCCGTCTTCGCCAAGTTCACCGAGCAGTCGGGCACGACGGTCAACGTCAACACCGTCGACCACAACTCCTTCCAGGAGAACATCAACAACTACCTGCAGGGCAGCCCCGACGAGCTGTTCACCTGGTTCGCCGGCAACCGCATGCAGTTCTTCGCCGAGCAGGGCCTGCTGACCCCCATCGACGACGTCTGGGCCGGGTTCGAGGACCAGTACTCGGAGGGCTTCATCAACGCCTCCACCGCCGCCGACGGCAACAAGTACTTCGTGCCGTTCTACAACTACCCGTGGGCCTTCTTCTACCGGAAGAGCCTGTTCGAGGAGAAGGGCTACGAGGTCCCCACGACGCTGGACGAGCTCAAGACCCTCGGCGCCACGATGCAGGCCGACGGCCTCGCCCCGATCGCGTTCGGCGACAAGGACGGCTGGCCCGCGATGGGCACGTTCGACTACCTCAACATGCGCACCAACGGCTACCAGTTCCACATGGACCTGATGGCGCACAAGGAGGCCTGGACCGATCCCAAGGTCAAGACCGTCTTCGACACCTGGAAGGGCCTGCTGCCGCTGCACCAGTCCGACCCGCTGGGCCGCACCTGGCAGGAGGCGGCGCAGTCGATGGTCAAGAAGGAAGCCGGCATGTACCTGCTCGGCATGTTCGTCGGCCAGCAGATGCCCACCGAGGAGTACGACGACCTCGACTTCTTCGCCTTCCCGGAGATCGACTCCACCATCGGCGCCGACGCGGTCGAGGCCCCGATCGACGGCTTCCTCGCGTCGAGCAAGGGCCTCACCGACCAGAGCAGGGCGCTGCTGACCTACCTGGCGTCCCCCGAGGCGCAGCTGCAGTACCTGGGCGGTGATCCGTCCAACGTCGCGGCCAACAAGACCGCCGACACCAGCGGCTACAGCCCGCTGCAGAAGAAGGCCGTCGAGCTGATCAGCTCGGCCAAGAACATCTCGCAGTTCCTCGACCGCGACACCCGCCCGGACTTCGCCAGCCCGGTCGTCATCCCCGCCCTGCAGCAGTTCCTCAAGGACGGCGACGTCGACTCCGTGACCAACAGCCTCGAGGACCAGGCCAAGACGATCTTCGTCTGA